From a region of the Triticum aestivum cultivar Chinese Spring chromosome 7D, IWGSC CS RefSeq v2.1, whole genome shotgun sequence genome:
- the LOC123171217 gene encoding cytochrome P450 93A3-like, protein MEMAQAARHLFTPTGTSVPLLLLVAGLTAILYAVTRHRSGGLRLPPSPFGLPILGHLHLLVPLPHQELHRLAERHGPLLYLRLGSMPCIAACSPDAAREVLKTHEAAFLDRPKPTAVHRLTYGGQDFSFSAYGPFWRFMKKACVRELLAGRTLDRLSHVRRGEVARLVVSLGQSAAEGKPVDVDAELIGLTGDIVSRMVMSRRWTGDDNDTEEMRSVVAETAELMGTFNLQDYIGAFKNWDVQGLGKRIDAVHRKFDVMMERILTARDAKRRRQRESANSEDGGEGEGKDILDILFDMHEDAAAEMQLTRDNIKAFMLDIFAAGTDTTTITLEWALSELINNPDVLRKAQEEMDAVVGKDRLVNESDIPSLPYLQAVAKETLRLHPTGPLVVRRSLEQCKVSGYDVPAGATVFVNVWAIGRDPSCWPEPLEFRPERFLEGGTNAGTDVRGQHFHMLPFGSGRRICPGASLAMLVVQAALAAMVQCFEWRPAGGADKVDMEEGPGLTLPRKHPLFCAVAPRLHPLPLP, encoded by the exons ATGGAGATGGCGCAGGCAGCACGACACCTGTTCACTCCCACCGGCACCAGCGTACCGCTCCTTCTGCTCGTCGCCGGCCTCACCGCCATCCTGTACGCCGTGACCCGGCACAGGAGCGGCGGGCTCCGCCTCCCGCCTAGCCCATTCGGCCTGCCCATCCTcggccacctccacctcctcgtGCCGCTGCCGCACCAGGAGCTGCACCGCCTGGCCGAGCGCCACGGCCCGCTCCTCTACCTCCGTCTCGGCTCcatgccctgcatcgccgcctgcTCCCCGGACGCCGCCCGCGAGGTGCTCAAGACCCACGAGGCCGCGTTCCTGGACCGCCCCAAGCCGACGGCGGTGCACCGCCTCACCTACGGCGGCCAGGACTTCTCCTTCTCAGCGTACGGGCCCTTCTGGCGCTTCATGAAGAAAGCGTGCGTGCGCGAGCTCCTCGCGGGCCGCACCCTCGACCGCCTCAGCCACGTCCGCCGCGGGGAGGTGGCGCGCCTCGTGGTTTCCCTAGGGCAGAGCGCCGCCGAGGGCAAGCCCGTGGACGTGGACGCCGAGCTCATTGGCCTGACCGGCGACATCGTCTCGCGGATGGTGATGAGCCGGCGGTGGACCGGCGACGACAACGACACCGAGGAGATGCGGAGCGTGGTCGCCGAGACGGCCGAGCTCATGGGCACGTTCAACCTGCAGGACTACATCGGCGCGTTCAAGAACTGGGACGTGCAGGGCCTCGGCAAGCGCATCGACGCCGTGCACCGCAAGTTTGACGTCATGATGGAGAGGATACTCACGGCGAGGGACGCCAAGCGGCGGCGGCAACGCGAGTCTGCCAACTccgaggacggcggcgagggggaggGGAAGGACATTCTTGACATACTGTTCGACATGCACGAAGACGCCGCCGCCGAGATGCAGCTCACCAGAGACAACATCAAGGCTTTCATGCTG GACATTTTCGCGGCGGGGACGGACACGACGACGATCACGCTGGAGTGGGCGCTGTCGGAGCTGATCAACAACCCGGACGTTCTCCGGAAGGCCCAGGAGGAGATGGACGCGGTGGTCGGCAAGGACCGGCTGGTCAACGAGTCGGACATCCCAAGCCTGCCGTACCTGCAGGCTGTGGCCAAGGAGACGCTGCGGCTACACCCGACGGGCCCGCTGGTGGTGCGGCGGTCACTGGAGCAGTGCAAGGTGAGCGGGTACGACGTGCCGGCCGGCGCGACGGTGTTCGTGAACGTGTGGGCCATCGGGCGCGACCCGTCGTGCTGGCCGGAGCCGCTGGAGTTCCGGCCGGAGAGGTTCCTGGAGGGGGGCACGAACGCCGGGACGGACGTGCGCGGGCAGCACTTCCACATGCTGCCGTTCGGGTCCGGGCGGCGGATCTGCCCCGGCGCGTCGCTGGCCATGCTGGTGGTGCAGGCGGCGCTGGCCGCCATGGTGCAGTGCTTCGAGTGGCGTCCCGCGggcggcgcggacaaggtggacaTGGAGGAGGGGCCCGGGCTGACGCTGCCGCGGAAGCACCCGCTCTTTTGCGCCGTCGCGCCGCGGCTCCACCCGCTGCCGCTGCCCTGA